Proteins found in one Synechococcus sp. LA31 genomic segment:
- the crtE gene encoding geranylgeranyl diphosphate synthase CrtE — protein MTAAVSSLGNSPAAEASGFDFAAYLEGARLKVEAALDGSLGPERPESLRDAMRYSLLAGGKRLRPILCLAACELAGGTSELALPTAVALEMIHTMSLIHDDLPAMDNDDLRRGMPTNHKVYGEANAILAGDALLTRAFEMVALRSPGVPAERLLKVVGELSLASGAPGLVGGQVVDLECEGKDVDLETLEYIHLHKTGALLRACVLTGALIAGAPEALLEALRTYARGIGLAFQIIDDILDVTASSEVLGKTAGKDLTADKTTYPKLLGLEESRQRADALVAEAKAALEPWSAGGQAAPLLALADYITSRDR, from the coding sequence ATGACCGCGGCCGTCTCCAGTTTGGGCAATAGCCCCGCCGCCGAGGCTTCAGGCTTCGACTTCGCCGCTTACCTGGAAGGCGCACGGCTGAAGGTGGAGGCAGCCCTGGATGGCTCCCTTGGCCCCGAGCGGCCTGAGAGCCTGCGGGATGCGATGCGTTATTCGCTGCTGGCGGGCGGCAAGCGGCTGCGGCCAATCCTCTGCCTGGCGGCTTGCGAGTTGGCTGGCGGCACCAGCGAGCTGGCGCTGCCCACGGCGGTGGCGCTGGAGATGATCCACACCATGTCGCTGATCCATGACGATCTCCCCGCCATGGACAACGACGATCTGCGCCGCGGTATGCCCACCAATCACAAGGTGTATGGCGAGGCCAACGCGATCCTGGCTGGTGATGCGCTGCTCACCCGTGCCTTTGAGATGGTCGCCCTGCGCAGTCCAGGTGTGCCCGCCGAGCGGCTGCTCAAGGTGGTGGGCGAACTGAGCCTGGCCTCGGGTGCTCCGGGTCTGGTGGGAGGCCAAGTGGTGGATCTGGAGTGCGAAGGGAAAGACGTGGATCTTGAGACCCTTGAGTACATCCACCTGCACAAGACCGGAGCCCTGCTGCGGGCCTGCGTGCTCACCGGCGCTCTGATCGCCGGTGCTCCCGAAGCCTTATTGGAGGCGCTGCGCACCTATGCCCGGGGCATCGGCCTGGCCTTCCAGATCATCGACGACATCCTCGATGTGACAGCCAGCAGTGAGGTGCTCGGCAAGACCGCCGGCAAGGATCTCACCGCTGATAAGACCACCTATCCCAAGCTGCTGGGCCTGGAGGAATCACGCCAGCGCGCCGATGCCTTGGTGGCCGAGGCCAAAGCGGCCTTGGAGCCCTGGAGCGCCGGCGGTCAGGCTGCACCGCTGCTGGCCCTGGCCGACTACATCACGAGCCGCGATCGATGA
- the folD gene encoding bifunctional methylenetetrahydrofolate dehydrogenase/methenyltetrahydrofolate cyclohydrolase FolD produces the protein MATRLDGRQLAATIEQRLQAVVADRLERAGRPPGLAVLRVGDDPASGVYVANKEKACSRIGITNHGAHLPADTPAAEVLNTIQRLNADPAVDGILLQLPLPAGLDEGPLLAAIDPAKDADGLHTLNLGRLLKGEPGPRSCTPAGVMALLAAADLELAGKRAVVVGRSILVGQPMALMLQAANATVSIAHSRTADLGELTRQADVLVVAAGKPRMIGANHVKPGAVVVDVGIHRLESEPGAKARLCGDVRFEEVEPIASAITPVPGGVGPMTVTLLLVNTVASWCQRCDLDQPLADLLP, from the coding sequence ATGGCCACGCGTCTGGATGGCCGTCAGCTGGCGGCAACGATCGAGCAGCGCCTTCAGGCAGTGGTGGCGGATCGCCTGGAGCGGGCCGGACGTCCACCTGGGCTTGCCGTGCTGCGGGTGGGCGACGATCCCGCCAGCGGCGTGTATGTGGCCAACAAGGAGAAGGCTTGCAGCCGCATCGGCATCACCAATCACGGCGCTCACCTCCCGGCCGATACCCCCGCCGCCGAGGTTCTGAACACGATTCAGCGGCTCAACGCCGATCCGGCGGTGGATGGAATCCTGCTGCAGCTTCCCCTGCCCGCTGGGCTGGATGAGGGGCCGTTGCTGGCGGCCATCGATCCGGCCAAGGATGCGGATGGACTTCATACCCTCAATCTGGGCCGGTTGCTCAAGGGCGAACCGGGCCCGCGCAGCTGCACACCCGCTGGTGTGATGGCGTTATTGGCGGCCGCTGATCTGGAGCTGGCCGGCAAGCGAGCCGTGGTGGTGGGCCGCAGCATCCTGGTGGGGCAGCCCATGGCCTTGATGCTTCAGGCGGCCAACGCCACGGTGAGCATCGCCCACTCGCGCACGGCGGATCTCGGCGAGCTCACCCGCCAGGCCGATGTGCTGGTGGTGGCGGCCGGCAAGCCCCGCATGATTGGCGCTAATCATGTCAAGCCCGGTGCGGTGGTGGTGGATGTGGGCATCCACCGTCTGGAGAGCGAGCCGGGCGCCAAGGCCCGCCTCTGCGGTGATGTGCGCTTTGAGGAGGTTGAGCCGATCGCCAGTGCGATCACCCCCGTGCCTGGAGGTGTGGGCCCGATGACCGTGACGCTGTTGCTTGTGAACACCGTGGCCAGCTGGTGCCAGCGCTGTGATCTGGATCAGCCGCTGGCGGATCTGTTGCCGTGA
- a CDS encoding HDIG domain-containing metalloprotein — translation MRLWRRLLRVETPRQAIAPWRRRDWFGVVLAALLVAMVSSWPWLVEPSLRPGVPAPFTVRAPKAATVVDSDALEQRRSQLGPRTHVQVVDPRINRELEQRLERQLQAIQQLASTDQEQVAPLDLSPEERDWLANLPPARLKTWENNLRQAHQRMLQQGLVSSVAHRQLEQAAELQLDELQEPGRSLGSRVVASSLQGRSNLRIDATLSQRLIEDLLTQQGIPTIKVREGELITRQGQPISNQSYAVLDYFGLVNRRPLIGAWLLHAGEALAACGVMVLLLRQHRASLEPRQALLALGLLLLVQSFKLWLGAAASPLALLVPATLLLAQGLGTTAGLSWVAIASLLWPLPLAPFNDQRILVAAGVAAVTAVLAGRQRSRAQLLQLALLIPVGALVAEWLLLQLAVASGEGDGRLPVGADLPGEAVLLGGLLLGVLLISPMVESFFDLLTRARLLELADLERPLLRRLSCEAPGTFEHTLMICGLAEEGGRSIQADIDLIRTGALYHDVGKLHGPQWFIENQMGTDNPHDKLDDPKLSAGILQAHVDEGLKLARRYRLPRPLADFIPEHQGRLKMGYFLHEARRRNPSTCEADFRYRGPIPRSPETAVLMLADGCEAALRSLPPDTKEEEAKAMVRRIVEARWRDGQLLDSGLSLAELELLVRAFVRVWRRMRHRRIPYPIPARKGYSA, via the coding sequence ATGCGGCTCTGGCGGCGGCTGTTGCGCGTAGAGACGCCGCGCCAGGCCATTGCGCCCTGGCGCCGCCGCGACTGGTTTGGCGTGGTGCTGGCCGCCCTGCTGGTGGCGATGGTGTCGAGCTGGCCATGGCTGGTGGAGCCGAGCTTGCGGCCCGGTGTGCCGGCCCCGTTCACCGTGCGGGCCCCGAAGGCCGCCACCGTGGTGGATTCGGATGCCCTTGAGCAGCGGCGCTCCCAGCTGGGGCCACGCACCCACGTGCAGGTGGTGGATCCACGCATCAACCGTGAACTGGAGCAGCGGCTTGAGCGCCAATTGCAAGCCATCCAACAGCTGGCCAGCACCGATCAGGAACAGGTTGCTCCGCTTGACCTCAGCCCTGAGGAGCGTGACTGGCTGGCCAACCTTCCTCCTGCACGGCTGAAAACCTGGGAAAACAACCTGCGCCAGGCCCACCAGCGCATGCTCCAGCAAGGGCTGGTGAGCAGCGTGGCCCACCGCCAGCTGGAGCAGGCGGCCGAGCTACAGCTCGACGAGCTCCAGGAACCTGGCCGCAGCCTCGGTAGCCGTGTGGTGGCCAGCTCCCTGCAGGGGCGCAGCAATCTGCGGATCGATGCCACGCTCAGCCAACGGCTGATTGAAGACCTGCTCACCCAGCAGGGGATCCCCACGATCAAGGTGCGCGAAGGCGAGCTGATCACCCGGCAGGGCCAGCCGATCAGCAATCAGTCGTATGCGGTGCTCGATTACTTCGGCTTGGTGAACCGGCGGCCACTGATCGGTGCCTGGTTGCTACATGCCGGTGAAGCCTTGGCGGCCTGCGGCGTGATGGTGCTGCTCCTACGCCAACACCGGGCCAGCCTTGAGCCGCGCCAGGCCCTACTGGCCCTGGGGCTACTGCTGCTGGTGCAGAGCTTCAAGCTCTGGCTTGGAGCAGCGGCGAGCCCATTAGCCCTGCTGGTGCCAGCCACGCTGCTGCTGGCCCAGGGGCTTGGCACCACCGCTGGGCTGAGCTGGGTGGCCATCGCCAGCCTGCTTTGGCCGCTACCGCTGGCCCCCTTCAACGATCAACGAATCCTGGTGGCTGCTGGTGTGGCCGCGGTAACAGCCGTTCTGGCCGGACGGCAGCGCAGCCGGGCACAACTGCTCCAGCTGGCGCTGCTGATTCCCGTGGGTGCGTTGGTGGCCGAGTGGTTGCTGCTGCAGCTGGCCGTGGCCAGCGGTGAGGGCGATGGACGCCTGCCTGTCGGTGCCGATCTCCCGGGCGAAGCGGTGTTGCTGGGAGGCCTGCTGCTGGGGGTGCTGCTGATCAGCCCGATGGTGGAAAGTTTCTTCGATCTGCTCACCCGGGCTCGGCTGCTGGAACTAGCCGATCTGGAGCGGCCGCTGCTGCGGCGTCTCTCCTGCGAAGCGCCCGGCACGTTTGAGCACACCTTGATGATCTGCGGACTGGCCGAGGAAGGCGGCCGCTCGATCCAGGCGGACATTGATCTGATCCGCACCGGTGCTCTGTATCACGACGTGGGCAAACTGCACGGCCCGCAGTGGTTCATCGAAAACCAGATGGGCACCGACAACCCCCACGACAAACTCGATGACCCGAAGCTCAGCGCCGGGATTCTGCAAGCCCACGTCGATGAGGGTCTGAAACTGGCTCGCCGCTACCGGCTGCCCAGGCCGCTAGCCGACTTCATCCCCGAGCACCAGGGCAGGTTGAAAATGGGCTATTTCTTGCACGAGGCCCGGCGGCGCAACCCGTCCACCTGTGAAGCCGATTTTCGTTACCGCGGCCCAATCCCGCGCAGCCCGGAAACCGCGGTGCTGATGCTCGCCGATGGCTGCGAGGCCGCCCTGCGCTCCCTCCCGCCTGACACCAAGGAAGAGGAAGCCAAAGCGATGGTGCGCCGCATCGTGGAGGCCCGCTGGCGCGACGGCCAACTGCTCGACAGCGGTCTGAGCCTGGCGGAGCTGGAGCTGCTGGTGCGCGCTTTCGTGCGGGTGTGGCGGCGGATGCGCCATCGTCGAATCCCCTATCCGATCCCGGCCCGCAAGGGCTACAGCGCCTGA
- a CDS encoding Rieske 2Fe-2S domain-containing protein: MHASPESANRWQHAWYPVAFLRDLNPQRPTPFTLMGEDLVLWFERSSSHWRALADVCPHRLVPLSDGRLNSAGHLECPYHGWTFNGAGHCTAIPQAAEGSAIGQRSHCRSYATATGQGLLFVFSGDAAEATDHPLPLVPEIDQPGWLVQDTFRDLPMDALTLLENVLDVSHVPFTHHATVGRRENAGPVELELSSFGPEGFTGVWQEGPRRGKLGSQFTAYAAPSLMWHDLTAKGFARIFTVVYATPIRRGECRLFARFPFQFESPWPARLLSLRPQWLQHLGNHVVLEDDQLFLHWQERVLEHRGGSPEAIRSFHLPTSADRYVRALHDWVNRYGGEPFPDVSLPPRQGRQELMERYEAHTRHCRSCAGADRRLQQVQPLSWGLAALAAVGAAWLGPGIPGLAALLLAGAAALSGLRIRRWLKLLRYGNGLPPRNR, translated from the coding sequence ATGCACGCCAGCCCCGAGTCCGCCAACCGCTGGCAGCACGCCTGGTACCCGGTGGCCTTCCTGCGCGATCTCAACCCCCAGCGCCCCACACCTTTCACCCTGATGGGGGAAGACCTGGTGCTGTGGTTCGAGCGCAGCAGCAGCCATTGGCGGGCCCTGGCGGATGTGTGCCCGCACCGGCTGGTCCCCCTCTCCGATGGTCGGCTCAACAGCGCCGGACACTTGGAATGCCCTTATCACGGCTGGACCTTCAACGGCGCAGGGCACTGCACCGCCATCCCTCAGGCCGCGGAGGGCAGCGCGATCGGCCAGCGCAGCCATTGCCGCAGCTACGCCACCGCCACGGGCCAGGGGTTGCTGTTTGTGTTCAGCGGAGATGCAGCCGAAGCAACAGATCACCCCCTGCCACTGGTGCCAGAGATCGATCAACCCGGCTGGCTCGTGCAGGACACGTTCCGCGATCTGCCCATGGATGCGCTCACCCTGCTGGAGAACGTGCTGGATGTGAGCCATGTGCCCTTCACCCACCACGCCACGGTGGGGCGCCGCGAGAACGCCGGCCCGGTGGAGCTGGAGCTGAGCAGCTTCGGGCCGGAGGGGTTCACCGGTGTGTGGCAGGAGGGGCCTCGGCGCGGAAAGCTCGGCAGCCAGTTCACCGCCTACGCCGCCCCATCACTGATGTGGCACGACCTCACAGCCAAGGGCTTTGCGCGGATTTTCACGGTGGTGTACGCCACGCCAATTCGTCGAGGCGAGTGCCGGCTGTTCGCCCGCTTTCCGTTCCAATTTGAGTCACCCTGGCCGGCGCGGTTGCTGAGCTTGCGGCCGCAGTGGCTGCAGCACCTTGGCAATCACGTGGTGCTGGAAGACGATCAACTCTTCCTGCACTGGCAGGAGCGGGTGCTGGAGCACCGCGGCGGCAGCCCTGAAGCGATCCGCAGCTTTCATCTCCCCACCAGCGCTGATCGCTACGTGCGCGCCCTGCACGACTGGGTGAATCGCTACGGCGGCGAGCCGTTCCCAGACGTATCGCTCCCCCCCCGCCAGGGGCGTCAGGAGCTCATGGAGCGCTACGAGGCCCACACCCGCCACTGCCGCAGCTGCGCGGGAGCCGACAGGCGATTGCAACAAGTGCAACCCTTGAGCTGGGGGCTGGCCGCACTCGCCGCCGTCGGCGCCGCCTGGCTCGGCCCTGGCATCCCTGGACTTGCGGCCCTGCTGTTAGCTGGTGCAGCCGCGCTGAGTGGCCTGCGCATACGCCGCTGGCTCAAGTTGTTGCGCTACGGCAACGGCCTGCCGCCACGCAACCGCTGA